One Ictalurus furcatus strain D&B chromosome 7, Billie_1.0, whole genome shotgun sequence genomic window, tgtattttattaggtcatttagacattttaaaactttgtcTGCTGTCAGTTTTGGAATGCCAACACCTTCACAACTTAAAATTTGTGGGGGGGTTTTGTCTTAATGTTTAAAAGTACAGCCACATATTATTGCTCACCAAAAATTTTGttttacttataaataaataatgaagaaTGTGTATATACTGGTGTATGCAGTAGCTTTGGCTGCCTTCCCCAAATTGCATACAAtaccttccactaatattggcacacttggtaaataagagcaaagaaggctgtgaaaaattgtctttattgtttaaccttttgatctttagttaaaaaaaaatcaactcgACTCAAAAAGTCTCGACTCCAGGGGGTTAAAAAACAAAGATCAAGTCTGAAATTTTGGTGTACTTATACAGTGGCAAATATTAATAAACGAAATAAActatacacagcacactaagacacaACAAACAGAGTCATCTGTTGATGTACTAGTGTACTGTTAGCCACACACTGATAAAACCTAAGActttttaaaatggataagTTTTAGATAGAGGACATAGTCTCTTAGCTAAGAAAGCTCAATAGACCATAGTTCTCATTCGAAACTTCTTGAACTGCTGCAAGGTCCCCAAGATGCTTAGAAGAACTTATTAGtccatttctttataaaactgtCATCCCATTCATGGTGTCTTCCCACCTCCTTCCAAGTGTTATGCAGAGCCACTATGTCacagaccaggataaagtggtttatattaattcattcatatttatttatgtatttatttatttattcctcttcagtaactgctttattgtggtatataaaatgaaaaacaaaagtcTTTCTTTGTGTTTAATACATAAGTTCACTTaggtacagtgctgtgcaaagtTCTTATGCACTCAAATGTTTTTTAATACTAATTTTTatcttaaatgtttattttgtgttattgagtcagtaaaaaaaaaatgtagatttcgaaacattatttttccaacaaaaatgttaagaaaatgtcagtaaagaaagcaacatcaCAGACcacttttcataaaaaaaaacataatgaaggccaTCAGCTTGTGATGACAGTCCCCATAAAAACTGTGACAGATTCTCAAAGATACTCACCAGCCAATTTCCTTAGAATACTGCATAAAGTGTATTTATACCAAAAAAGCGTTGTTATACCAAATATTACTATTTTAATAATTCTTATTACAGTTTACTGCTCttcaaaatttattttttttagtgtatcaaacttttatttctttacatgtgtCTAAGGCTTTTACACAGTACTATTTGCTGCCTTTAAATTGCAAAAGGAAAAGGGCTGTAAAGTTGCTGGATGAGCCATGCAAATTAGACCATGTCAGTGTTGTGACATACTGTTATGTGTAAGGGCATACAAAGTCCTTGGGTGACATTACTAAAAGTACTATTATTTATGATAACAGCAACCAAAGGTGACCAATTTATAACTCAGTTATTATTCCCTGTGTATAGGCTATAACATGAGCATTTCAATTCACTTGGATAATGTCTTTAAATGTCCTTATTCAGAAAGGTCAGTATGCATCATAAAGTCTAAGATAGCAACAGAGATAAGGATATCGGTTATTGGTTACAGGATACATAGgttatatatacagagagagagagagagagagagagagagagagaaataaggcAAATTGGCATATTAATTTGATATATTAATTAAAGATGCAGTCTGGGTAGTGTATAGAAACCACCACCTCTTGTTACCTATTTGTAAGCCACAACATACTCAAGACATACTCAAGACACACTCAAGATAAACTAAAATTTTTTGGGAGGTGTTGCAGGTTAAATATATGAGGTATATACATGTGATGCCAAGCCTTATCCTAGAGTACTGTCATAACTGAACTTCCAGGGATCAGTACTAAGGACAAGATAAGCTCTGACAAGATAAGTGAGCCACACATTAACAAGTACCACTAGTGTGGTACGTGGCATCCCATACACCTTTCCTAAGGACAATGTTGAAGAGAAGGGCAAGCAAAATCGTTAGAGATTGACAGATGCTAACCCTCTCTGTTATCTCTTTCAGAAGGTGTGAGCATAAGAACAATGAGCAGGTGAAAACTACTGGTGTCCTGTTCTAAGAGAGTCCTGGACAGACATTATATAAGCTATTATTCTGGGGTGGCCTCCTGTATATACCTATGTACAGTAATTGGTGAATTAATTGTATTAGCAACCCCAGGAAAGTCACATACAAACCTTGGGGTACCTGCAGATGGATCATCTGATTAAATATTGTAATCAGACTGTGAAGCAATATCTAAGCAATTACTATGAAGCAATATTTCACAGGTCGGATGCCAAAGGTACAtacactgggattttttttttttaccattctcTATATTATCACAGAATGGATCAGCCCAGTGAACTATGACATCAGCCTACTATAGAGGTGAGCAGGCTATCATATAAGCATGCTCTAGAAGTGGATTGAACTGTTACCTTCTCACTCTGCCTTTTCACTTCAGTTAACTATATTGCCTTACAAATAAGTAGGCCTTGGCCCAGAGCTCTTGGCCCTTAGCTCTCAGTTgaagatttgattttttttgtccatagCATTTGATGAAAATAACACCTTgccaactgttaagcatgggGTGATTCTATTATACTAGGGTTGTGTGGCAGCCAGTGTCACAGGATACATTGCACAGGCAGATGAAAGAATGGATTTTAGTATATAACAATCAAGAAACTGAAGCTCAAAAGAAATGGCTTCTACAAGAAGACAATGGTCCAAAACATGTCTCAAAATCTATCATGACCTAATTCAAGGAAATGCAAGGTGAAGCTTTTGAAACGGCCCTCAGTCCGTTGACTTGAGTATAATTGAAATTCTTAAAATCTTAAACATGCTGTGCATGCAAGATGGTCCTAGAATATTTCACAGCTAGAAATGTTCTGCAAAGATTTGTCTTTGAAAATTCATAAAAACAAGAATAGAAAGATTCCTAGCTGGCTACAAAAAGAGCTTGCAAGCTGTGATATCAGGAAAAGGGGGGTGTTAAGGACTGACTTAGTAGGCTATCCATTCCTTTGCAAATGGCACAATTACTATTTTCCCTACTTTTTAAGTTCATCAAATATAAGGTAACTgcattaacatttacagaactttgtattaaaaaaaatagcttgctgtaaaaatgtttacttcTTTTATTGAATAAACATCATGTAGCTATATGTAAGAAACCCAGCTGCCCTTTAGACCATTACAATGATGTGATGTATTGTTCATTGttatattgttataaaatgaacagataatcaaacacagaaaacatcattattattaatatcataaTCATAAAGATTTCTATTATTTCTGTCCATCCTAAGGTGCAGATGCTGATCTACTGTGTAGGTTATACATTAATGGGAAAAACATCATCTTGAAGCACTCTGATAAAAGTACTAATTATAGCTACGTAATGGTAGGTTGAAGCACCTCTCAGAGATGCGGCAGGATGTATCTCTGAATCAGTAAATTTAGACTGTTACAAACCAGAGGCATTTTGAAACACAGAGGCATTGTTTTGCAGTTTCGAGCAGTTTATTCAAGCTGCACAGCATATAACAAATTTAAACAGTCAACAGAACAACCCACTATGAGAAACACGGCTGTGTGGGGAAATCcctctttaaaaaaagacttttaCACCACTAAGTCTGTTGCGCTGGTAAATTAGAGACATATTCCTGGATCAATCTCTAAGTAAATTTGGTGTAGAGAACTTTATCTGTAATGCTGCCAAGGAAATGGGGAAAAGGAACAAATGAAGGTAGGCCAGACCAGCGTAAGTGATCAAACTTTGATCTGTTGTCTGAATCTGCCACACAGGCTTGCATCTATGAAACATGAATTCCAGTATCCACTATATACttttgaaagtgtttttatttcaaattctgaaaatgtttaGCACTGCAAAGATATTACAAGCAAATTATTCAAATGGTGTCAGCACAAGTGTATTATAAGCATGTAATTTTGTCTGCCGTGATTACAAAGAACCTTTAACAGTTAACAGATGAAGTGTGATAGAACATAAATATCAACAGCTAACCACAATCTGCAAGGACATCAGTATTCCAGGAAACCCCCATATTTCTTGACCATATTTGATGACTTCTCTtgctcttcctcctcctgtGCCGAACGTTTAAAGACACCTCTATAAAATCTAGGCTCCTCCCCCCAATTTGGCCTGCCCACCCGCCGCATAAACCCACCATAGCGTTTCTGTAGCGGCTTTGCCCCACCCCCGGAGTCATAACCCCTTCTCATGAAGCCACCATAGCGCTTTACCATGCCCTCTAACTCATCAACCTCTCCCTTTGCATTAAGGATGTCCTTCGTTGCAGGCCCTTCCCTCTCTGCATCATCATCAACCAGATTGGCCAGCATTTCCATGTCGCTCTTAGACAGGATTTCTCTGCCTTGGTCTATGTCATCTGGCTGCGGCCCATAAACCTCTGCCGCTTTTTTCATGAAGCCCCCGTACCGTTTCATGAAGCCTCCATAACGCTTCATGAAACCACCGTATCGCTTCATGAAGCCGCCATATTTTTTCTCCTCATGGTGTTGTTGGGGTAGGCTATAGGTTTCTATGGATGCTTGGCCTGCTTCAGGAGTGCTTTCAGTTGTCTGCAGGAAATCTTGACATGTAGCCCAAGAGCCACCAGTGGAAAGATGACCTTCACATTGCAACACGCATTCCTGACAAAACACATAAATATGGTCTATGAGATACATACCACCTGCAGTCTTTGGTCTTACAAATGCATGTATATACCAACACTATCTGACTCTGGCATAATTAGACACATCAGTGTTGATGGTTGTTTCTTACCAACATCAGAGTCAATATTAGACATGACTAACTGCATTCTATTTTATGTAGCAGTGTGCCATGTGTAATGAGTAAGCGTGTGCGGGTGGGAGGCAGAGTAAAGCTCTTGACAAACCATATGAATTTTAATGCAGTGAGAATAATTTTAGAAAATCTAACATACAGCCTTTTTTTGCATTGTACTGTCTATTGCgatacatattaatataatacGTACACTTGAACTAAAACTCAAATTATAGTGTTTTAACTCCTCTGTTTTTTcatctgtattttgtttttggaaACATGGAGAAAGGCTTTTTCCGCCCTTTCCATTATAATGGGATTACAATGTCAGTTGTTTCCGAAGAGGAAATAGAAGAAATAGAAAGAAtgcaactaaatatttttaatattttttgcaactaaatattttaaaatccaaatacacacacacacacacacacacacacacacacacacacaaacacatacaaaatcTTCTGTCATGAAGCACTCCAAAACAGTTTTAAGGTATCTTTGATCATTACATCATCAAGCACCATGAACTGATTCAGGAAACATGCCATAGCATGAAAATGTTACACAATCTATAAATCACAGACAATATTTCTTTTGTGGCATTAATGGATGTAATATCAATACacatcagcctttttttttttttggattaacTTTCTAATCTAATTTCTGATAAGAACGCCATGAATCAGAGAATTGCGTTCTCAAacagaatgatgtatttcattgTGGTAAGGGGGAGTACAATACTATAAACAATAGACCTTTTATAGAATTTTAAATACTTGTGCTAAAaatgatataatatataacgATATAATCATTATGCtgtgcatattattattattattattattattattattattattattattattattattgcttcccacccagctgtctgtgtgtttgcgtTTTGAGGAGTAAGTATTGCTGTTTTAACGCTATAGAGTAGTGCACACGCACAGACGCAGAGTGTCGACAGACTTACTACAGAGTTGGCGTGTGTTTGTTGCAGGCGCAGGTGCACAGAGCAGTAGGCGCAATCAGAGCCACAGTCCGCGCTCACCATCCGCAGACACGCGCTGGCGAAGAGCGCCCAGCGGAACCGCATCAGCCCCGAGCACGGCTACAccgacacacagagacacacagagacacacagacacacagagacacagagaaagagcgAGGGAGGAATCGAAATGTTTGATTACATGTTTAATAGCCTGCATCAGCGATGGGATGTGTTACAGCGTACAGAGAGAGAGTTCGGGGCTTCTTATTGTAATCCACTTAAACACTGATGTTTATTTGATAAAGCTctcctatgtgtgtgtgccatttAGAGCTGATCTCCGCTACTATAATGTGATGGGAATGTAAACATAGCATGCATGATATaattttgataataataataataataataataataataataataataataataatgatgatgatgatgatgacgatgatgatgatgaaatcaaaattctaggaacatatttacataaataaaagttttcttTAATTCGATAATAGGTTTAAAGAGCGTACTGTGTATTGTATCGTCGCTATAATATCATCAGAAAATATTTCGATATTATTTTGATGCTTAAACCGACAAACAAAAGTTCAACTGAGTCTGCAGGACACATACAGatgttcaattattattattattattattattattattattattattattattatttgctttaaatataTCACATTTGATAGAAATAGCCTATAATGTGATGAATCGGAATCGGATAAGTAGGTCgcctccacgtcttaattcctcATTATAACCCTGGCATGTTTATGAGGTTTACTGACCTTCATCATTGCTTTGTGCGCAGCGTCCGCTTCTGTTGCGCGCCGCCGTCTGATGCCGCCGAAGTGCAGCCACAAGTCTGACTAACTAAGTGAACTGACGGAGAAACAGGGTGACAGACgtagtagagagagagagagagagagagagagaggagggttGGCTTATTGGGCTTTTCCCTCCCAGAACTTGCTTTCCGTGAGAATAAAGTTGCTCTCCACGACTCCAGTGTGCGCGCGCGTCTTTTAACTCCCCCAATCCTCCAGAAAAAGCGCTTTCTGGCGTGAAATGACGCAGACGGAACGAAATGCTATCACATAATGACCCACTTCATCCAACGCGGCTAATTATGCGTAAGTGAAATTGAGAGAAGAGGTCGGTGGAAGGGGTCAGTCAGTGTGGAGGCAGGGGTGCGGGTCATTGTCTCCTAAATCACATCCCAGCGCGAGCTCAATGGACCAAAGCCGTACTTTCCATTTCCATGAGGTCAAGCCACTGCTAGGGGTCTAGCAAagaaacatgtgcacacacacttcaacaGGCATACAGGCATGAGGTCGTGTAATTCCTTTGAGGGCAATAAGATGTTTTCAGAAATACAAAGCCACCCACGAACCCAGACATACTGTACCTTATTCAGTTCGGGGCTATCGTGTTTGATGCCagtcctttcactggaactgtgAGCATGATTATGATGCTGCATTCATGCCTTTGTGTAGCATTTCAGCTATAGTGTATCTTTACTCTGGCAGCTATTGACCACTGGCTGCACTCAATAAGATTTATTGATGTCTATGAAACACTCCAACTGGCACTCAACAGGGGTATCCATTCATGTTGGTTCATGAACGGGAGTACTGGaggatatatatacacacacaaaaacactacAGCTAAGAGATTTTTTAAGCTTTATCCCTTTCATATTATCTTTCTGTACACCATATTCAAAGTCAATCAGAATATTGCGgaattttgtgattgttgcagcaaaaaatgcttgattttgtggcggcttttttcaaaaatttacaATGcaatttgtgaattttttgtgcttttttgtggaaaactacttgatttggcgaaattgcaattgcacaaagttgttttgcatggtctttcgcagtgatgtttatctgtaaatgaaaccttttagctgtacttatgttcAACTCACATGAATctaagagggctttggctgaatacgCGTTGTGATAACGTTACACgccgcatcttggcccaaatctgcagaaaatctgtggctCCGGTGTGGTACAggggattttgttttatttgtcctTGTCCTGTATAGTACTCGTGTAAAAGTGCTCTCTAGTGCTATGAAAAGTGCTGTGCAAATTAGTCATTGTCATGCAagttattattttctttgttatgAATGGAAGGGACCATTGCATTACTCCTACCTCATACCTTGGCATttagaggttgttttttttttttttttttacatgcataaTAGAATTAAGGACTAATGAATtagaagaaaatgtcaaatatgtgtATAAAGTTCTTTAATATTTCTTCAAACATAGTTCTAGAAGCCAAGGTCTAGGTACAGTGGTGTGTagcttggcccaaatctgtagaaaatctgtggtaatttagaaaaattgtaagctcctctgaatattgtggagcaCCCAATTACTGGTAGGCTTTTGGCAAGTTTTGTGATTATGAATTTCAAATTTACTACTGCAGCACTGCGACAGAAGAAAATCAGGGCTCAAAAACATCAAAACCAAGGTTACACAGTATTTTCCAAACTGCAACTTTACAGATTTAACTTGCAATTGTAGTAATCTTAGTAATTTGAAGCAattacagtggcaagaaaaagtatgtgaaccatttggaatttcatggttttctgcataaatttgtcataaaatgtgatctgatcttcatctaagtcaagggtattgacaaatataatgtgcctaaaataataacacaaaaaaattctgatccctcatgtctttattgagaacaaccaaaaaaaactcctagtgcttgtggaaaaagtatgtgaacccttgagttaatgacctcaaaaaagctt contains:
- the penkb gene encoding proenkephalin b, giving the protein MMKPCSGLMRFRWALFASACLRMVSADCGSDCAYCSVHLRLQQTHANSVECVLQCEGHLSTGGSWATCQDFLQTTESTPEAGQASIETYSLPQQHHEEKKYGGFMKRYGGFMKRYGGFMKRYGGFMKKAAEVYGPQPDDIDQGREILSKSDMEMLANLVDDDAEREGPATKDILNAKGEVDELEGMVKRYGGFMRRGYDSGGGAKPLQKRYGGFMRRVGRPNWGEEPRFYRGVFKRSAQEEEEQEKSSNMVKKYGGFLEY